A single Sulfurimonas aquatica DNA region contains:
- a CDS encoding galactose-1-phosphate uridylyltransferase → MSEIRYDRLHDTHVIIAPERLHRTDYSVKRDEVNIEHKNCPFCEGNEKLTPPEIFAIRGKGTFANEEGWHTRVVPNLFKAVQIEMPYKHHYGPFEYLEGFGAHEIVIDTPKHHTSMVQWSQENVEEWLQTLRQRVSDLRRDHRIAYISLFKNEGTQAGSTQAHSHTQVIGLPIIPKIQKEAYARSYEYYKSNEHSLVESVLMHEEEDSRRIIANSSDFTAYCPYASTYPFEVMISSKAALGQIDTISDESIKELAPLLLGVLKKMKIQLDSFDFNLCISTPPLQEGSIEHELLSSVDEACRFSIRIMPRIYKYGGFEQSTGVVINPVTPELAAKLLREEKDA, encoded by the coding sequence ATGTCTGAGATTAGATACGACAGACTGCATGATACTCATGTCATTATTGCACCAGAACGCTTACATAGAACTGACTATAGCGTTAAGCGTGATGAAGTGAATATTGAACACAAAAACTGTCCTTTTTGCGAAGGAAATGAAAAGTTGACTCCGCCAGAAATATTTGCAATACGTGGCAAAGGTACTTTTGCCAATGAAGAGGGGTGGCATACTCGCGTTGTACCTAACCTTTTTAAGGCTGTACAGATTGAAATGCCATACAAACACCACTATGGTCCGTTTGAATACTTGGAGGGTTTTGGTGCTCATGAAATTGTCATCGACACCCCTAAGCATCACACTTCGATGGTACAGTGGAGCCAAGAAAATGTTGAGGAGTGGTTACAAACTTTGCGTCAACGCGTTTCTGACCTACGTCGTGATCATCGTATAGCGTACATATCTCTGTTTAAAAATGAGGGAACACAAGCTGGATCAACACAAGCTCATTCGCACACTCAAGTTATTGGATTACCCATCATTCCTAAGATACAAAAAGAGGCTTATGCTAGAAGTTATGAGTACTATAAAAGTAATGAGCACTCTTTAGTAGAGTCGGTCTTGATGCATGAAGAAGAGGATTCTCGGCGCATCATTGCTAACTCTAGCGATTTTACAGCTTACTGTCCTTACGCTAGTACTTATCCTTTTGAGGTAATGATTAGTTCTAAAGCTGCTCTGGGTCAGATAGATACTATTAGTGATGAGAGTATCAAAGAGTTGGCACCTTTACTCTTAGGGGTACTTAAAAAGATGAAGATTCAGTTAGACTCCTTTGATTTTAACCTTTGCATATCAACTCCACCTTTACAAGAAGGAAGCATAGAACATGAGTTACTCTCATCTGTGGACGAGGCTTGCAGATTCTCCATTCGTATCATGCCTCGGATATATAAATATGGCGGCTTTGAGCAGAGTACGGGAGTAGTTATAAATCCCGTAACGCCAGAACTAGCCGCAAAACTATTAAGAGAGGAAAAAGATGCTTAA
- a CDS encoding alpha-amylase/4-alpha-glucanotransferase domain-containing protein, producing MSNNTKLLFGIHMHQPVDNFDWVIKHGVEVCYGPFFEVMSKYPEFRFSVHCSGWLMEQIKELHPKLYKQIMTLAKRGSIEFFSAGYYEPILSVIPSKDRVTQIEMLNKSIKSEFKQTPQGLWLTERVWESSLIPDLKKAGIKYTVMDDYHFQCAGFDEEILDGYYMSEEGGEEIALFPISKKLRYAIPFLSVDSAIKAIKSYKREENSAAIIFDDAEKFGMWPGTHEWVYEKGWLESFVKAVIADDSIETMLYSEYYEQEKTRGIAYLPNVSYYEMGEWSLRADDTLKLETFKKEMGSKRYEREGVKFLKGGIWKNFLVKYEESNRIHKRTLELSKARKSVKKSSFDMALYKAQTNDSLWHGVFGGLYLPNLRDNAYRYIIEAENVRYGKKTLLACDQNELDGHDKIKMVTPSYIFRFDGAHGGQLVEFDMRKGCFNWQNTLTRRKEAYHQKIFEPNQNEETPIVQDGIDTIHHANVEVNDTLKDAIIYDWYLKNSFVDHISDANFNGDNFRYCDFREFGDFSNQPFEVSYTKTSAKFFRDGGMFFPESYKTSLEKTYTPKKNGFDFEIKLSTEAKGSFKYVLEHNLHFAGYETIMINDVALEDEGKLSGVNELKIYDALLQQTIYIKLEQICDIYYFQLKTLSQSEHGFDLSVQGISFAMVIPFSDSLDLKGSLEVFDV from the coding sequence ATGTCTAATAACACAAAATTGCTTTTTGGAATTCATATGCATCAGCCAGTTGATAATTTTGACTGGGTTATAAAGCATGGCGTTGAAGTTTGCTACGGTCCATTTTTTGAAGTGATGAGTAAGTATCCAGAGTTTCGTTTTTCAGTGCATTGTAGTGGCTGGCTAATGGAGCAGATAAAAGAGTTACACCCAAAACTCTATAAACAGATTATGACGTTAGCTAAAAGAGGAAGTATAGAGTTTTTTAGTGCGGGTTATTATGAGCCAATACTCAGTGTTATTCCTTCAAAAGATCGTGTAACACAGATAGAGATGCTCAACAAAAGTATAAAATCGGAGTTTAAACAGACTCCACAAGGACTTTGGCTGACAGAACGTGTTTGGGAATCCTCTTTGATTCCCGATTTGAAAAAAGCGGGGATAAAGTATACGGTGATGGATGATTACCATTTTCAGTGTGCGGGATTTGATGAAGAGATACTCGATGGTTACTATATGAGTGAAGAGGGAGGAGAGGAGATAGCTCTTTTTCCAATCAGTAAAAAGCTGCGTTACGCCATTCCTTTTTTAAGTGTTGATTCTGCGATTAAAGCTATAAAGTCCTATAAAAGAGAAGAGAATTCTGCCGCTATTATTTTTGACGACGCGGAGAAGTTCGGTATGTGGCCTGGAACTCATGAATGGGTATATGAAAAAGGTTGGCTAGAGAGTTTTGTAAAAGCTGTTATAGCGGATGATAGTATAGAAACTATGCTCTATAGCGAGTACTACGAGCAGGAGAAAACGCGAGGAATCGCTTATCTTCCTAATGTTTCATATTATGAGATGGGAGAGTGGAGTCTTCGCGCCGACGATACTCTTAAACTTGAGACGTTTAAAAAAGAGATGGGTAGCAAGCGCTATGAGAGAGAGGGTGTTAAGTTTTTAAAAGGTGGCATCTGGAAAAACTTTCTTGTAAAGTATGAAGAGAGTAACAGAATACATAAACGCACTCTTGAACTCTCAAAGGCTAGAAAGAGCGTTAAAAAATCCTCTTTTGATATGGCGTTATATAAGGCCCAGACAAACGACTCACTTTGGCATGGCGTATTTGGCGGACTCTATCTACCAAATCTAAGAGATAACGCCTACCGTTATATAATCGAAGCTGAAAATGTGCGTTATGGTAAAAAAACTCTTTTAGCATGTGATCAAAATGAGCTTGATGGACATGATAAGATAAAGATGGTTACTCCAAGTTATATCTTCCGTTTTGATGGGGCTCATGGTGGCCAGTTGGTAGAGTTTGATATGCGTAAGGGCTGTTTTAATTGGCAAAATACTCTGACTCGTAGAAAAGAGGCGTATCATCAGAAAATATTTGAACCTAATCAAAATGAAGAGACTCCTATAGTTCAAGATGGAATCGATACCATTCATCATGCCAATGTGGAAGTGAATGATACACTCAAAGACGCAATAATTTACGACTGGTATCTTAAAAACTCTTTTGTGGACCATATAAGTGATGCTAACTTCAATGGCGACAACTTTCGTTATTGCGACTTTCGTGAGTTTGGAGACTTCTCAAATCAGCCCTTTGAAGTTTCATATACAAAAACAAGCGCCAAGTTTTTTAGAGACGGAGGAATGTTCTTTCCCGAGAGCTACAAGACGTCGTTAGAAAAAACATATACTCCTAAAAAGAATGGCTTTGACTTTGAGATAAAACTCTCCACTGAAGCTAAAGGGAGTTTCAAGTACGTACTTGAGCATAATCTTCACTTTGCAGGCTATGAAACGATAATGATAAACGACGTCGCTTTAGAAGATGAAGGAAAGCTTTCTGGCGTAAATGAACTTAAGATATATGACGCTCTGCTTCAACAAACTATTTATATTAAGCTTGAGCAGATTTGCGATATTTACTATTTTCAATTGAAGACACTTTCACAGAGTGAACATGGTTTTGACTTAAGCGTGCAGGGTATTAGCTTTGCGATGGTGATTCCATTTAGTGACTCTTTAGACCTAAAGGGCTCTTTGGAGGTTTTTGATGTCTGA
- a CDS encoding glycoside hydrolase family 57 protein, with the protein MSQSSLNLCFFWHMHQPDYRGSDGVMSMPWVFLHAIKDYYEMPWLLSRHKGLKATFNITAPLIEQLNLYKEPLKNDYFLSLWHMHPSELDDNARTWLIKTCKSTQYETMVRPIAHFSMLYHQEILSDAELIDFEVVFMLAWCGNYLRQENTLVKELFAKEKGFTQEDKTNLLKILSSFVQTILPFYAQLQEEGVISLSTTPYNHPILPLLLDMNNAKRANEHTTLPDNPMSMRVDAIEQVERSIALYKETFGKKPTGFWPAEGAVDEESVAIYKERGISWIATDEAILFRSLEDENRKSLYKPYSYNGVTIGFRDHGLSDLIGFNYRFKSGDDASEHFMQVVEPIAKENDNATLFVILDGENAWEFFENNAYDFFNELYHRFSITPWCNTVTMDEVSKLKNQATLEKLSPGSWIHGNFDTWSGHSEKNRAWELIYQTRRDVNNYTKDISSEVAQKIQFHFLASECSDWFWWYGDDHVTEFALEFDTLFRNHLISIYSLLKIEAPRDLFEPIISHKSSESFLLKPQKSISPLIDGKYSSFFEWLGSGCVNESKLYSTMDRVRGPIEKIHYGHNEETLFLAFEGDMSSLEMSHLQLEIIFEETSEHLLFNMDRVYEDKEVKLAIDERIELAISRKHFKNQSSVHLRFEILNENNIIQTMPGYGALFIDLDESYAENWFV; encoded by the coding sequence ATGTCACAATCATCACTTAACCTCTGCTTTTTTTGGCACATGCATCAGCCTGACTATAGGGGTAGTGATGGAGTGATGAGTATGCCTTGGGTTTTTCTACATGCCATAAAAGACTATTATGAGATGCCCTGGCTACTTAGTAGGCACAAGGGATTAAAAGCAACGTTTAACATAACAGCTCCACTTATTGAGCAGTTAAATCTTTACAAAGAGCCTTTGAAAAATGATTATTTTTTATCTCTGTGGCATATGCACCCATCAGAGCTTGACGATAACGCTAGAACTTGGCTCATAAAGACATGTAAATCTACTCAGTATGAGACTATGGTCAGGCCCATTGCTCACTTTAGTATGCTTTATCATCAAGAGATACTTAGTGATGCGGAACTTATCGATTTTGAAGTGGTTTTTATGTTAGCATGGTGTGGTAACTACCTGCGTCAGGAAAATACCCTAGTTAAAGAGCTTTTTGCAAAAGAAAAAGGGTTTACACAAGAAGATAAAACTAATCTACTAAAAATTTTATCTTCTTTTGTGCAGACTATCCTTCCCTTTTATGCACAGCTACAAGAGGAGGGTGTTATATCACTCTCAACTACACCTTATAACCACCCCATTTTGCCTCTTTTACTTGATATGAACAATGCAAAGAGGGCAAATGAGCATACTACTCTTCCAGACAACCCTATGTCAATGAGAGTAGATGCAATTGAGCAAGTGGAACGTTCAATCGCTTTATATAAAGAGACTTTTGGAAAAAAACCAACAGGTTTTTGGCCTGCTGAGGGTGCTGTAGATGAAGAGAGTGTAGCGATATACAAAGAGAGAGGAATTAGTTGGATTGCTACGGATGAGGCGATACTATTTCGTTCCTTAGAGGATGAAAATAGAAAGAGTCTCTATAAACCATACAGTTACAATGGCGTTACAATAGGTTTTAGAGACCATGGTCTTAGTGACCTTATAGGTTTCAACTACCGTTTTAAATCAGGAGATGATGCGAGTGAGCATTTTATGCAAGTGGTTGAACCAATTGCCAAAGAGAATGATAACGCTACACTATTTGTAATTTTAGATGGAGAAAATGCTTGGGAGTTCTTTGAAAATAATGCATATGATTTTTTTAATGAACTCTACCATCGTTTTTCAATTACACCATGGTGTAATACGGTTACTATGGATGAAGTCTCAAAACTTAAAAATCAAGCTACTCTTGAAAAACTTTCTCCAGGAAGTTGGATACACGGTAACTTTGACACTTGGTCGGGACATAGTGAAAAAAATCGTGCCTGGGAATTAATCTATCAGACTCGAAGGGACGTAAATAATTATACTAAAGATATATCTTCAGAAGTTGCGCAAAAGATTCAGTTTCACTTCTTAGCTTCAGAGTGTAGTGATTGGTTCTGGTGGTATGGAGATGACCATGTTACAGAGTTTGCTCTAGAGTTTGATACCCTTTTTAGAAACCATCTTATTAGTATTTACAGCTTACTTAAAATAGAAGCTCCTAGGGATCTTTTTGAGCCAATTATATCGCATAAGAGCAGTGAGTCTTTTTTACTAAAACCACAGAAGTCTATCTCTCCTCTCATTGATGGGAAATATAGCTCTTTTTTTGAATGGCTTGGAAGTGGATGTGTTAACGAGAGTAAACTCTACTCAACTATGGATAGGGTACGCGGACCAATAGAGAAGATACACTATGGACATAATGAAGAGACACTATTCTTAGCTTTTGAAGGTGATATGTCTTCTCTAGAGATGTCACACTTACAGCTAGAGATTATTTTTGAAGAGACGAGTGAGCATCTTCTTTTTAATATGGATAGGGTATATGAAGATAAGGAAGTGAAGTTGGCGATAGATGAACGTATAGAGTTAGCAATTTCACGAAAACACTTTAAAAACCAGAGCAGTGTGCATCTGCGTTTTGAGATTTTAAATGAAAATAATATCATACAGACTATGCCCGGTTATGGAGCACTTTTTATCGACTTGGATGAGTCTTATGCTGAGAATTGGTTTGTTTAG
- a CDS encoding sugar phosphate nucleotidyltransferase encodes MKAVVMAGGFGTRIQPLTNSRPKPMLPIVNKPMMEHTMMTLKDLGITEFIVLLYFKPEIIKNYFKDGSDFGIKITYVVPDDDYGTAGAVKLAQEYIGNDNFIIISGDLVTDFDFKKIFDYHAQKDSKLTITLTSVDNPLEFGVVIANDEGKIEKFLEKPSWGEVFSDTINTGIYIIEPEILEYIPRGENFDFAKDLFPRLMREGIELMAGYAEGYWRDVGNPESYRDVYDDILTDKVKLKISGQQTSFPDGVLYSDEEYVFDKSIEFIGKVVLGKNVTLAKGVKLNNVVIGDNVNIGRDSKIRNTVIWNDVNIGAKAMLDGCVICNNNEIGKNVTAKAGMILAEGCEIGQLVSVEQDVTIWSDKVIEDASIISHSLILGSKYKNSIFEHGMVVGQSNVELSCEMATKLAEAFGAQLPVGSTILVSRDYHKNSRMLKRAFLGGMLSAGINVIDYSGIPSAVLRCNLSSHEEYTAGVHFRQKIDDPTSTVITFYNHEALRLNNDVSKKVEKAFFKETFRRVDYSKIGEIHESDHEKEYEVYKDGIKTLLKSHMFKCVDCRIAVDMMHGMAAEVFPDILNDLGVENIMFNAHPDEHRLANINALKKQSTADMSAVIKALKLDVGFVIYPYGQRLDIICDEGTKLTKQTTLYVVLLLLNMQAKAEGVKKRVFLPTWAADIVYFEHLEIERGQYSNFTIAQMKKYDLVATGEGNFAFTEFATHRDSMYASLKILEMMLTLEVKLSDLIATLPSFYYNISKAECSQALKGKMMRMFLEDAKGKESSTLDGVKIWLDKHDWILMIPDQYNNYLNLYIQAKNDTKGQEILATYMAKIEQWSK; translated from the coding sequence ATGAAAGCAGTTGTAATGGCAGGTGGTTTTGGAACTCGAATCCAACCACTTACTAACTCTCGCCCTAAACCAATGTTGCCAATTGTAAACAAGCCAATGATGGAACACACTATGATGACCCTAAAAGATTTAGGGATTACAGAATTTATAGTCTTACTTTATTTCAAACCTGAGATTATTAAAAATTACTTTAAAGATGGAAGTGATTTTGGTATTAAAATTACTTATGTAGTTCCTGATGATGACTATGGTACTGCAGGTGCTGTTAAATTAGCACAGGAGTATATTGGGAATGATAACTTTATTATTATCAGCGGTGACTTAGTAACTGACTTTGATTTTAAGAAGATATTTGATTACCATGCACAAAAAGATTCAAAACTAACTATTACTTTAACTTCAGTTGACAACCCTCTTGAGTTTGGCGTAGTGATTGCAAATGATGAAGGAAAAATAGAAAAGTTCCTTGAAAAGCCAAGCTGGGGTGAGGTCTTTAGTGATACTATAAACACTGGTATTTATATTATTGAACCAGAGATTTTAGAGTATATTCCTAGAGGTGAGAATTTTGATTTTGCGAAGGACCTTTTTCCGCGTTTAATGAGAGAGGGAATAGAACTTATGGCGGGTTATGCTGAAGGTTATTGGCGCGATGTAGGTAACCCTGAGAGTTATCGTGATGTGTATGATGATATTTTGACAGATAAAGTGAAGCTTAAAATTAGTGGGCAACAAACAAGCTTTCCCGATGGAGTGCTATATAGTGATGAAGAGTATGTTTTTGATAAAAGCATAGAGTTTATTGGTAAGGTTGTTTTAGGTAAGAATGTAACACTTGCAAAGGGTGTAAAGCTCAACAATGTCGTTATAGGTGATAACGTTAATATAGGTAGAGATAGTAAAATACGCAACACTGTTATTTGGAATGATGTAAACATAGGTGCAAAGGCAATGCTTGATGGCTGTGTTATCTGTAACAACAACGAAATAGGTAAAAATGTTACAGCAAAAGCAGGGATGATACTAGCAGAAGGGTGTGAAATAGGCCAACTAGTTAGTGTAGAGCAAGATGTAACAATCTGGTCTGATAAGGTAATTGAAGATGCTTCTATTATCAGTCATAGTCTTATTCTTGGAAGTAAGTATAAAAACTCTATTTTTGAGCATGGTATGGTTGTTGGTCAGTCAAATGTTGAGCTCTCATGTGAGATGGCAACTAAGTTAGCTGAAGCCTTTGGTGCGCAACTCCCAGTTGGTTCAACTATTCTTGTCTCACGTGATTATCATAAAAACTCTCGTATGCTAAAACGTGCCTTTCTTGGGGGAATGCTCTCAGCTGGTATCAATGTAATTGATTACAGTGGTATACCTTCGGCAGTTTTGAGATGTAATCTCTCATCTCATGAAGAGTACACTGCAGGTGTGCATTTTCGCCAAAAAATAGACGATCCAACATCTACCGTTATTACTTTTTACAATCATGAAGCACTACGTCTTAACAATGATGTATCAAAAAAGGTAGAAAAAGCATTTTTTAAAGAGACTTTCCGCCGCGTTGATTACTCTAAAATCGGTGAAATTCATGAGTCAGACCATGAAAAAGAGTATGAAGTCTACAAAGATGGAATAAAGACTCTCTTGAAGTCTCATATGTTTAAGTGTGTAGATTGTCGTATTGCTGTAGATATGATGCATGGTATGGCTGCGGAGGTTTTTCCTGATATTTTAAATGATTTGGGTGTAGAAAATATCATGTTTAACGCCCATCCAGACGAGCACCGTTTAGCCAACATCAATGCCTTGAAAAAACAATCAACTGCAGATATGAGTGCTGTTATTAAAGCGCTTAAACTTGATGTTGGTTTTGTAATATATCCTTATGGACAGCGACTTGATATTATTTGTGATGAGGGGACAAAACTCACTAAGCAGACAACACTTTATGTAGTGCTTTTATTGTTAAATATGCAAGCTAAAGCTGAAGGTGTCAAAAAACGTGTATTTTTACCAACATGGGCAGCAGATATAGTCTATTTTGAGCACTTAGAAATTGAACGCGGTCAATATTCAAACTTTACAATAGCACAGATGAAAAAATACGACCTTGTAGCGACAGGTGAGGGTAACTTCGCGTTTACAGAGTTTGCAACGCATAGAGACTCTATGTATGCATCTTTAAAGATTCTTGAGATGATGTTAACCCTAGAAGTAAAACTTTCTGATTTGATAGCTACTTTACCAAGTTTTTATTACAACATATCTAAGGCAGAATGCTCTCAAGCTCTTAAAGGGAAAATGATGCGTATGTTCTTAGAAGATGCTAAAGGAAAAGAGTCTTCAACTCTTGATGGAGTGAAAATATGGTTAGATAAACATGACTGGATCTTAATGATTCCTGATCAGTATAATAATTATCTTAACCTGTACATTCAAGCTAAGAACGATACAAAAGGGCAAGAGATTTTAGCGACGTACATGGCTAAAATAGAGCAATGGTCTAAGTAA
- a CDS encoding HAD family hydrolase: protein MIEIPNFKTLHITHIVCDYNGTIAKDGVVLPEIKKLFEELSKVYTLHVITADTFGSVHSQLQKYNTEIKVLSSDNHTKEKAQYIKSLNADSCVALGNGNNDKEMLLEAAIGISILGDEGCAKDALINSDLSCKSISEALNLLLHTKRLVATLRR from the coding sequence ATGATAGAGATACCAAATTTTAAAACGCTTCACATTACTCATATTGTCTGTGATTATAACGGGACTATTGCCAAGGATGGGGTAGTCTTACCTGAGATAAAAAAGCTTTTTGAAGAGTTGTCAAAAGTTTACACACTACATGTAATCACTGCAGATACCTTTGGCAGTGTTCACTCTCAACTGCAAAAGTATAATACAGAGATTAAAGTACTCTCAAGCGATAATCACACAAAAGAAAAAGCACAATACATAAAGAGTCTAAACGCAGATAGCTGTGTTGCATTAGGTAATGGTAATAACGATAAAGAGATGCTTTTAGAAGCTGCTATTGGTATCTCTATCTTAGGTGATGAGGGATGTGCTAAAGATGCACTAATAAACTCAGACCTTAGTTGTAAGTCTATTAGTGAGGCTCTTAACTTACTCTTACATACAAAAAGATTAGTAGCAACGCTAAGAAGATAA
- the selD gene encoding selenide, water dikinase SelD encodes MKSIKLTEYSHGAGCGCKISPMLLDEILQTSMEISHFPNLLVGNSDKDDAAAFDLGNGTSVLSTTDFFMPIVDDAFIFGQIAATNALSDIYAMGGKPLMAISIFGWPIEKLSADVAREVIDGGRSICEEAGIPLAGGHSIDSPEPIFGLAVTGLVENAHLMQNSNAKEGCHIFLTKPLGIGILSTAQKQKKIKDGDIDPAIDAMTTLNKIGTDLAKLDGILSMTDVTGFGLLGHLVEICEASDISAEIHFDKVPLLPKVEKYRQLGCVPGGAKKNFISYGSQISQMTQQQREILCDAQTSGGLLVIVEPSGLESFMELTKQNDLDLNPIGKTTIKGKNVVEIL; translated from the coding sequence ATGAAATCAATTAAATTAACCGAATATAGTCACGGGGCGGGATGTGGATGTAAAATTTCTCCTATGCTGCTAGACGAGATTTTACAAACTTCCATGGAAATATCTCATTTTCCCAACCTCTTAGTTGGAAATTCAGACAAAGACGATGCCGCTGCGTTTGATCTTGGTAATGGAACTTCAGTTCTCTCAACTACAGACTTTTTTATGCCTATAGTAGATGATGCGTTTATCTTTGGACAAATTGCAGCTACAAATGCATTAAGTGATATATATGCCATGGGTGGAAAACCTTTAATGGCTATCTCTATTTTTGGATGGCCAATTGAGAAGCTCTCAGCAGATGTAGCAAGAGAAGTTATTGATGGAGGACGATCAATTTGTGAAGAAGCGGGTATTCCACTTGCAGGTGGTCACTCTATTGACTCGCCTGAGCCTATATTTGGCCTTGCTGTTACTGGACTTGTAGAGAATGCACATCTTATGCAAAACTCAAACGCCAAAGAGGGTTGTCATATATTTTTAACAAAACCTCTTGGAATCGGGATTCTCTCAACTGCACAAAAACAGAAAAAAATTAAAGACGGAGATATCGACCCTGCCATTGATGCTATGACGACACTTAACAAAATCGGCACGGACTTAGCAAAACTCGATGGCATTTTATCTATGACAGATGTAACAGGTTTTGGTCTTTTGGGACACCTAGTAGAGATCTGTGAAGCGAGTGATATAAGTGCAGAAATTCACTTTGATAAAGTACCCCTACTACCTAAAGTGGAAAAATACAGACAGCTAGGTTGCGTTCCTGGCGGAGCTAAAAAGAACTTTATAAGTTATGGCTCACAAATCAGCCAAATGACACAGCAGCAGAGGGAAATTCTTTGTGATGCACAAACTTCAGGTGGCCTACTCGTTATAGTGGAACCAAGTGGATTAGAGAGTTTTATGGAACTAACTAAGCAAAATGACTTAGATCTAAATCCCATAGGTAAAACAACTATAAAAGGCAAAAATGTAGTTGAGATATTATAA
- the mnmH gene encoding tRNA 2-selenouridine(34) synthase MnmH → MQELPQSDDFKSIVLNNTPLIDVRAPIEFNKGAFKNCVNLPLMNDEERHLVGIKYKEHGNVEAIKLGHKLVKDEIKESRVKAWCDYKMQHPNALLYCFRGGQRSKISQEWMRESKIDITRLRGGYKAFRSYLMREIEESPKHFKPIIIGGRTGSGKTILLKDIKNSIDLEGLANHRGSSFGRKITPQPTQINFENALAYDLIQKLDYGFKELYFEDEGKYVGGVCIPKEFAEYLSSAPLIILETPESQRIEITFDEYVVQAQTSYKSHFEKNALQEWAKDIGEAMKRINRRLGLERYKVVCELFEDALNEQMKNNSLNLYKTWVKYLLNEYYDPMYDYQIEKNASRIVFRGNSEEILSYVKEKSSGI, encoded by the coding sequence ATGCAAGAGCTTCCTCAAAGTGATGATTTTAAATCCATAGTTTTAAATAATACACCGCTTATAGATGTGAGAGCACCTATTGAGTTTAATAAAGGTGCATTTAAAAACTGTGTTAATTTACCACTTATGAATGATGAAGAACGCCATCTTGTAGGTATAAAGTATAAAGAACACGGAAATGTTGAAGCTATAAAACTAGGTCACAAGCTAGTAAAAGATGAAATAAAAGAGAGTCGTGTAAAAGCCTGGTGTGATTATAAAATGCAACATCCTAATGCTCTACTTTACTGTTTTAGAGGTGGTCAGCGTTCTAAAATATCACAAGAGTGGATGAGAGAGTCTAAAATAGATATCACTCGATTAAGAGGTGGTTACAAAGCATTTAGAAGCTACTTGATGAGAGAGATAGAAGAGTCTCCAAAACATTTTAAACCTATCATTATAGGTGGTCGTACGGGCTCTGGAAAAACTATACTCTTAAAAGATATAAAAAACTCTATAGATTTAGAGGGTTTAGCAAACCATAGAGGTTCCTCTTTTGGTAGAAAAATCACGCCCCAACCAACACAGATTAATTTTGAAAACGCTCTTGCATATGATTTAATTCAAAAGCTTGATTATGGTTTTAAAGAACTCTATTTTGAAGATGAGGGAAAATACGTCGGTGGTGTTTGTATTCCCAAAGAGTTTGCCGAGTACCTCTCATCAGCTCCTCTCATCATACTTGAAACACCAGAGAGTCAACGCATAGAGATCACCTTTGATGAGTATGTCGTTCAAGCACAAACGAGCTATAAGTCACACTTTGAAAAAAACGCTTTACAAGAGTGGGCTAAAGATATTGGGGAGGCTATGAAACGCATAAATAGAAGACTCGGACTTGAGAGATATAAGGTAGTTTGTGAACTGTTTGAAGATGCCCTCAATGAACAGATGAAAAACAACTCTCTAAATCTATATAAAACATGGGTTAAGTACCTTCTCAACGAATATTACGACCCAATGTACGATTATCAGATAGAAAAAAATGCTTCTAGAATAGTTTTTCGAGGAAATAGTGAAGAGATTCTTTCTTATGTGAAAGAGAAAAGTAGTGGTATATAA